The Pyrus communis chromosome 5, drPyrComm1.1, whole genome shotgun sequence region GTTATTTTAACCTTCCCTGCTCACTATTGTGTGATTTatcaaaatcagaaattaaactcAGGACATGCAATGTAAAATAGGAACCTGAAATTCGTCTACAAGCACTGAATCACCCCGTAGTGGTTGTCATTTGACAAGTTTCAAGACTCCTGCCTATGTAGAAACTCTACTTCTATAATCCAAACAAGTCattgttaccaaagaaaaaaaaagagagtaaaTGTAAGATTTAACTAGTTTAACAATACATTAATTTTGAGGTCCGACTCTAAAGCAGCGCATGTTGCGATATATCTCGATCACCACGTTAAGATCGAGATGTCGCATAAAAGTAGACCTGGAATGATGCCAATTAATCATGAACAACCTATGTTCAAATGGCATCCACATGTCCAGAAAATTATAGAAAGTGAAGTGTCCCCGTTTTGTGCAGCTACACCTCACTCTCCAACCTCACTTTCCTTTTGTTTGTGGCATCTCGTATGCTATCCGATTtgcaagatatttttttttttttttttgggcaacCGATTGTTTTCAACAATATTCGGATAATAAAGAGTTATTATGTCAATGTGGTAACACAGTCATATATaagtaatttatttttattataacacGTGAACTGATTATCAGATATTATATATTAAGTGCGAACTCATTCCATattattgaaaataaatttaaattgatGAGAAAATGGATATTGCAAGTGCTTCTAAGTAGGTGGGATGTTTCatatattaccaattggttttatagtggaatctcaactttcttcatggtatcaaagctaGTTGTCCCATATGTGAAGCCCAACGGTTACTCGTACTCCTCATCACCCGACTTGTGCTTATAAAAAGTTGAGTTActtctcatattgccaattggttttatggagGAACATCAACTTTCTTCACATGTATATAATGCAAAGTAAATTAATTATGGATTATTCTTAGCTATGCCATTTGGAACTTGATTTGAATCTCACTTTGCTCTCTATAACTTAAAAGCCGCAACTTTGCTCCCTAAAACTCAAAGTTCGCTCTATTTTGCTCTTTGAAACTcaattttgatctcattttaCTCCTTGAAACATGAGAATCTTTCTATAGAACTCAAAATTTGCTTTATATTGTCTTAGATctattaatttcttatgtgagTTTGATTTGGTTGCATCAGgctaatcattttattttttattttttttcatctcttcaattttttttaatttaaatattttctaaTTGATGAATGTTAACGCATAATGAAgctttataatcaaatttattgcacaCGAGGCATGATCTTATTGAGTATTAGGTCTCATATATGTTTGAAGATGCGACCTATAAGTtttaagagaaagagagagtccACAAGTTAAAGTAAAATAATGCTTGAGTTTCAAAGAAtaaaatgatgatttttaaattataaggagcaaaataaaatcaaaatagcATTTTAGAGGACGTAACTAAAATTAAGCCATTAATTATACAACTTAACAATTTTCTActtgtgttctttcttttctagaATTTAGAAGAAGGGGCGATAATTAAATGTTTGGTCCAAATTTTTAACAACGAAAAAACGCGAATAAATGTTTGACCACTTAAGTTAGGAACTCTCTAAATGCGTCTTCAAATTGATAAGTTTCATCTACAGGCATTTCTTcctcgacaaaaaaaaaaaaaaaaaaaaaaaacgcaaaaAATTGATTTGACCTGGTATAATTGTTCTGTCACATCTAAGTTTTTTGACATGATTAACAAGCTAATTATACAGGAGTATGATTATCTCCCTTCCCATCTTCTTTCATTCACTCCTCTCACATTCTTTTCTTTATCTTATTCTTTATATAAAAGATtcaaaatatgatataaaagtGACGTAATCGTAATCGTTTAAATATAAGGtgatgaaagaagaaaaagattagGAGGATAGAAAATCGTACTCTAATTATAAAAGATCAAAGCATCACACTTGTTggattttaaatcaaattttcccCTAGTAAGGCCAAAAATATGAGCAAAATGGCCATTATATTTCTTCTTTggcaaattaattaaaagaaaatttaaacctaattgattggtttaaaaatttgccAGATGGGACTCCTCCTCTAATCCATTGATTTAAAAATCCCccaaatattttcactaaaaaaatcCCCAAACATTAAGATGTCACCTAACTAACTTAAATTACAATTCTACCCTTCGTTAAACATCGACAAAATAGGGTAatgttatccacacacctaattttactttttacacatcATTCTTAATTTTTAGTCATCATAcagaataaattgaaaaaatttaatagtaaaaaaataacaaaaaatatataaaatgtaaaACCATAAATAATCACACTCCATGCACATTAACAACgtttgaaaaatgttaaaaagaCTCTCGAAAGAAAAACTCCCTGCCCCAAATTAAACCGCCCCCACCCTACATGCGGTCATCACTTATTCATCCACCACCCTACCCCACATGCAGTCATCACACATCAAAAGCTTTTCATGTACAAAAAGACAACATACCGCAGAACACAGTCTCTCTCTAGAAAGAAAACCGAGCAGCCATCGGAATGTCGCCGGCAGCCGAAGCCCACGTGCCACTGCTGCAGGACAGAAAGCCGGTGAGGCGGGGGTCTGTTTCAGGGGCGGTGTTCAACGTGTCCACGAGCATAATTGGTGCCGGAATCATGTCCATACCGGCCACTCTCAAGGTGCTTGGTGTGATACCGGCTTTCGTGCTTATTGTGATCATTGCTTTGCTGGCTGACGTCTCGGTGGAGTTCCTGATGAGGTTCACGCATTCCGGCGAGTCCACGACGTATTCCGGCGTCATGAGGGAGTCCTTTGGGCAGGTGGGATCGGTTGCCACACAGATATGTGTCATTATTACTAATCTTGGGTGCTTAATTATGTACCAGATTATAATTGGTAAGCtccaattaaaaattcatattttctgACAGCgagatattctaaactactctgATCTATAGGAAAAGAATTAAATTAGTTACAGGGACATATACTCTGTCCTAATTGACTGACCTAACTCACATACGTCGGCAAGCTTGGTACGAAATTAGAAGGatgattattttcttttgtttttcaggGGATGTTCTATCTGGAAATGGGGCTGCCGGAGTAGGGCATTCCGGTGTTCTGCAAGAGTGGTTTGGAGTTCATTGGTGGAACTCACGTGATATTGCCCTCCTATTCACgcttattttcattttcctgCCACTGGTTTTGTTAAGGCGAGTAGGTCAGTAAATTCACAGAAGTAAACAAACCCTTTTGTGctaaatttaaaacttttacTGGGTGAAATGATAAATCTCTaaactttttagggtttttttttggctaattttttaatatttaattggtGTTTTGCAGAGTCTCTGAGGTTCAGTTCAGCCATATCAGTTCTTCTTGCTGTGGTTTTTGTTGGCATAAGTTCTGCCATGGCGATCTATGCAATCTTTGAAGGGAAAGTCAACACCCCAAGATTGTTACCAAGCTTGGGCAAACAAACCTCCTTCTTTGACCTTTTCACTGCTGTTCCAGTCATTGTTACAGCCTTCACTTTTCACTTCAACGGTAAGAAATGTACATTTTTAGGAATCGAACAGTTTGCGATGTAGAACATATGGCATAATGGATCGAAGAGAGTTTAGAGTCCAAACAATGTCAGCTTGAATCGGGATACGAAGCCAGGAATTTTCACATAAGTAGCCTataattcttcttttttccgtTTAAAGAACTGTTGTGTGATGCAACGGAAAAGTTGctccttttttattaaaaggTCGAGGATTCGAGTTTTGGAAACAATCTCTTCGTAAAGTAAGGGTAAGGCTCCGTACAATAGAAGTTCCCCCCTGACCCCTCACAAAGGAGCCACCTGAGTTTAAGGGTGGCTCCGCCCTTGTAGGAGCTTACGCATGTCAAGCTGCTCTTCAATCCATTCTGCCATCTGTTATACATCAATTTACTATTGTCATCTCAAACTTTGTAACCATTGCCTACTCTGATTGACTTCATGCAGTTCACCCAATTGGCTTCGAGCTTGGTAAGCCGTCTGATATGATATCAGCGGTCAGGATTTCACTGGTGCTCTGTGCAGCCATCTACTTCTCCATTGGACTGTTTGGGTACCTTTTGTTTGGGGATGCAATCGTGGCTGACATACTTGTGAATTTCGACAGAAGCTCAGATTCAGCAATGGGGGCAGTGCTGAATGATGCGGTCAGATTAAGCTATGCCCTCCATCTGATGTTGGTTTTTCCTCTCTTGAACTTTTCTCTGAGGGTAAATTTGGATGAACTGCTTTTCCCTCAAAAGCGGCTTTTGGCCGCAGATAGTAGGAGATTTGTGCTCCTCACTCTTGGCCTGCTGGTTTTCTCTTACCTGGCGGCAATTGCCTTCCCAAACATTTGGtacatttttcagtttttgggaTCAACTTCTGCTGTCTGCCTTGCCTTCATTTTCCCTGGTGCGATTGTTCTACGGTACTCTCTCTATGCTTTTCATTTTATTAGACAATTGTCGTTTACGAAATTTAAACTCAGGCCTTGTGTAGGACTCCTAAAAGCACTTACCAAAGCTTTTTTGACTATGATTGATTGAAAAACTTGAAGGACTACGACTACAATACAAGTCATGAGCCGTAGCAAAGCCACGTCGGATAAGCTTTTTTATATCGAAAGCCCCAAAACTAGCTATCTTATAGCAGACAACTAACGCAAGCCTACTCTTATCTTCTCCATTTCTTGGTGCaacctctctcttttcttcgaCATAGCAACCTGAGAATCAACTACTTTTACAGGAAGCACgtgaaattttaataaaaaatttcaacatgtttATGGCAAAAGCGCTTATAAGTGCTTTTTATATAGTATAATCGGCCCTTAGTCTCCAACAAGTTCAGATTAGGCGCCGTCAGACCAACTAGTGATATGTTCTATCTTTATGTTCAAAAGAATGTTGAACTTGACattcttttctattttgtgcAAATTGCAGAGATGTACATGGCATATCTACAAGAACCGACAGGATCATGGCAACTGTGATGGTAGTCCTGGCAGTAGTAACAAGTGCAGTTGCCATTTCCATCAATGTATATAACTTTTTTGGGAACAAGTCCtagttgattttcctttttattattttccaaaTTGTTGTTATACTTGGAGTTAACGAAAGACTTGGCATAAAACCGAATGCAGTGACATTCTAAAATTCATACAACTGACCCACTTaatgggataaggctttgttattGCAGCGATGTAGTTGAGCTGGCACGTATTTTTGTGTACTATTCATAGTGTTGCTTCTACAGAGTTCAAAGACATTCTCTATGTTTGTACCAAAAATAGATACAATTATTCTGGTAAAATTATTTACCAACTTTTGAAGAATCCGCCAAATCCCAGCATTTTACAGAGTTACTTTCATCGACTATTGTTGGAGTATGCAACGTTTTCTAATCTCGAAACAGGGTTGTGCACCGGTGAAACATCCGGCGATCATTCATGTGAGTTAAAGCCAACTTTCTGAATTCGAAACATGGCGTTTTAGAGGTTGTGATGCAGCCTATAATTGGAGATCAAGAGTTTACAGACCTTGAAACATCTGCGGTTGGAAAATCGTACCTCAGATCTTGGAATCTCCCGAGTAAGCTTGACTTGTATTTCTCAATTTCAGCATTCTCCAGGGAATCCAGGGTAGATCTGATAACTGAGATTGCCCCAGCCTGGTGTAAAGCTCCAAGAGCTTTATCTGCAATTACAGAAAATAGATTAGACGACCAAAAGAGATAAGAAAGAACTGATTACGACAGAACGACTCTAGCATGTTTGCGGGGACATCCAAAATGCTTAGCATTTTTGCTTTCTAAACACTTCTATCGCATACTCTCCCAACAACTGTCTAAACATAACTGTCAAATCTTTTATCACCGCAATTATCAAATATGCATTACGCTTGCCGGTGTGTTACTCAACAGCTATATTGTTTCACAATATGAATGTAGGGTACAGATAAGATATGCTTCATAAATCCAGAGGTTTTAGGCTACGATATGCTGGAATCCTATCCTTCCATTCAGTACTAGCGATGTATGATGGCGGTTATCTGTAACATCCCCTAACTTTCAGTTGATAGGCGCCTTTTCTAAAAGTGGAACAAAGTACGGATGGACAAAGGTGCATGCGGTAGTAACCGCAATGTAAAATTCTAACCTGAAGGTGACGGAGCAGAAAGAGCTTTCAAAGCCTCATTTCTTGTGCGGTCATCTTTAGCACCGCCCAACATATTTACCAGCTCTTGAGCACCACCCATCTCCACTATTTTCATCCTCCTTTCATCTGTAAATCAAAACAAACGAACCCTCAGTTTCATGCGCTACCTATTCAAAAACCTCGATacaaaagtaaacacaaaaaCTTACAACCCGATTTGGAGATCGAAGAAATGATCACATATAACATGATGCAGCTCAAAGCCAATGCAGTTTCATAAAACGACTACATCCAACCAGGCAACGGGTATATTAAATGAACGAATTTCCTCGAAATGAAATGCTGACACAACGGAAAACAGAGCTACGCGAGTTACCATCAACCGCAAACTGAGCTAATCGAGAAGCCCCCATTCTCTTAAACAACGGATCCTTGACTGTCAACAACGACACGGACTGTTGCAACAAAGTATCACCTGGAAAAGTAGTAAAATTCAAGAGCAATGTCAGGTGAAAACCCGAAAATCGAAACCGCATAACAGGCAATTCTCATTTTTTCATACATTAATTAAGATAAATTAGCTAAAGATTAGAATACCCATATAAGGCATTATGTTGTAAGCTACGCAAGTTGCAGTCCCAGCAAATATCAGTTTCAATATCCACCCAATTTTTCTTTCAGCTTCCTCTTCAAGAGAGAGCTCATCTGCAATCCAATACAAGAAttcaatttttccttcattttctcagcaaccaaacaacaaAGTACGGAATCAAAGACAAAACCTTGAGATGGGTAAACATTCGAATTACCTCTTCCGTTGTAAGTTGAGAAATTGCGGGAAGGCGCATTGCGCAACGGGTTTCTTGTACAGTAATACTTTGAATACTGATCACGAAATTTTCACATCACAATCAAAATCGGAGAAATTCGGACGAAGAAAAAGAGAGTGGGAATGCTGGACGGAAACCAATTCGAAGAGGGAGCTTACAGTGGCGAGCTTGGATGCTAACGTGCGCATGGTGCGAAGCGATGAGTCCTCCGAAGCTCGGTGCGGCGGAACTGAAGAACAGGTCCGTTCTTGGACGCCCGGGAAAGAGTAAAGGCCGTAGGGTCTGGGTCAGGTggttttctgttatttttgGG contains the following coding sequences:
- the LOC137735126 gene encoding amino acid transporter AVT6C-like, producing the protein MSPAAEAHVPLLQDRKPVRRGSVSGAVFNVSTSIIGAGIMSIPATLKVLGVIPAFVLIVIIALLADVSVEFLMRFTHSGESTTYSGVMRESFGQVGSVATQICVIITNLGCLIMYQIIIGDVLSGNGAAGVGHSGVLQEWFGVHWWNSRDIALLFTLIFIFLPLVLLRRVESLRFSSAISVLLAVVFVGISSAMAIYAIFEGKVNTPRLLPSLGKQTSFFDLFTAVPVIVTAFTFHFNVHPIGFELGKPSDMISAVRISLVLCAAIYFSIGLFGYLLFGDAIVADILVNFDRSSDSAMGAVLNDAVRLSYALHLMLVFPLLNFSLRVNLDELLFPQKRLLAADSRRFVLLTLGLLVFSYLAAIAFPNIWYIFQFLGSTSAVCLAFIFPGAIVLRDVHGISTRTDRIMATVMVVLAVVTSAVAISINVYNFFGNKS
- the LOC137735127 gene encoding uncharacterized protein; this translates as MRTLASKLATYSKYYCTRNPLRNAPSRNFSTYNGRDELSLEEEAERKIGWILKLIFAGTATCVAYNIMPYMGDTLLQQSVSLLTVKDPLFKRMGASRLAQFAVDDERRMKIVEMGGAQELVNMLGGAKDDRTRNEALKALSAPSPSDKALGALHQAGAISVIRSTLDSLENAEIEKYKSSLLGRFQDLRYDFPTADVSRSVNS